GCCGTACCTGACGACCCGGTCTGAGCTGGTCCTGACCGAGTCCTCCAACGCGCTGCTGGAGTGGGCACAGCGCCACCTCCCCGACGCGGACGGGCCGGCCCTCGCCTTCGCGGCGGACACCATCGTCCGCCTGGTGGTCAGTCACATCGTGCTGCCCCAGGCCCCGGTGGACGACACCGCCGACGCCCTCGCCACCCTCGCCCTCCACCTCTTCCTCACCGCCACCACCCTCCCCTGACCCCGCCGCCCGCCCCGCCGCCCGCCCGCCGGCCGCCCACTCGCCCGGCCGGCAGATTCACGGAAAGCGTGGCCATCGACGTCGAAATGGCCACGCTTTCCGTGAATCTGCGAAGCGGTGGAGGGCGGACGGGGCGGGCGGGTGGCGCGGGGTTGGTGGGTCAGCGGATGACGTGGCCGCGGAGGACGATGCGGGAGGGGGTACGGACGACGCGCAGGTCCCTGCGGGGGTCCTCGGGATAGACGGTGAGGTCGGCGAGGCCGCCCTCGACCAGGCCGGGGAAGCCCAGCCACTCCCGGGCGCCCCACGAGGCGGCGGCGAGGACGTCCCCGGCCGACATGCCGGCCTGCTCGTGCAGCAGCAGCATCTCCTCGGCGGCCAGCCCGTGGTCGATGCCGCCGCCCGCGTCGGTGCCGACGTAGATCGGCACGCCCGCCTCGTACGCCGCGCGCACCACCTCGGGGAAGCGGTCGCGCAGGGCGATCATGTGGTCGGCGTACCCGGGGAACTTGGCGCGGGCCTGGTCGGCGATGCCGCCGAAGGTCCGGATGTTGATCATCGTGGGCACCAGTGCGGTGCCCTGCCGGGCCATCAGGTCGATCAGGTCGAGGCTCAGGCCGGTGCCGTGCTCGACCGAGTCCACCCCGGCCCGCACCATGATCTCCACCGCCGACTCGGAGAAGGTGTGCACGGCGGCGCGTACCCCGGCGGCGTGCGCGGCCGCGACGGCCGCGGTCATGGTGTCGGCGTCCCAGGCCGGCGCCAGGTCGCCGACGCCCCGGTCGATCCAGTCGCCGACGAGCTTGACCCAGCCGTTGCCGGCGGCGGCCTGCGCGGCGACCGTCGCGGCCACCTCCGCCGCGCCCACCTCCACGCCGATGTCGCGCAGGTAGCGCTTCGGCGGCGCGACGTGCCGGCCCGCGCGGGCCAGTCGCGGCAGCCCCGGTTCGTCGTCGAGTTCGGGGTACGGGTACGGCGACCCGGCGTCGCGGATGGCGAGGACCCCGGCGTCCCGGTCGACGTGGGCCAGCTCGCGGGCCGCGTCGAGGGAGGTGATCGGGGCGCCGCCCCGGGCGATGCCGATGTGGCAGTGCGCGTCGGTCAGCCCCGGCAGCACGAAGCCGCCGTCGGCGATCGTCTCCGCCCCGGGCACCGGGTCGAAGGTGACCCGGTCGCCGTCGAGCCAGATGTCCCGGACCTCGTCGTCCGGCAGGAGCACACCGCGCACATGCAGAGCCATGCGCACAGTCCTACCCGATCACTCCCCGTCGGGCGCGAGCAGGTCGCGACAGGCGAACCCCGGAGGTGCGGCAACCCCGCCACCGTGTCGGGTGACGGGGTTGCCGCGGGGATGACGAGAGGCGTCAGCGGGGGCGGTTGTCGCCCTTGCCGAGCTTGTTGAAGTCGATCTTCGGGAGCTTGAAGCCCGGCGGCAGCCCCTGCCCGCCGGCCAGGTCACCCGGGTCCATGCCCGGCGGGAGCTGCGGCATGCCGCCCGGGAAACCGCCCGGCAGCCCCGCGCCCGCCCCGCTGCGCGGACGACCGCCACCCTTGGTGCCCTTGCGCTTGTTCTTCGGCGACTTGGTGGCCTTGCGCCGGCCGGCACCGGGCAGGCCCATCATGCCGCCCATCTGCTTCATCATCTTCTGCGCGTCGGTGAAGCGGTTGAGCAGCTGGTTGACGTCCATCACGGTGACGCCGGAGCCGCTGGCGATGCGGGCCCGCCGGGAACCGTTGATGATCTTCGGGTTGGTCCGCTCGCCCGGGGTCATCGACCGGATGATCGCGGTGACCCGGTCGAAGTGCTTGTCGTCCAGCTCGGCGAGCTGGTCCTTCATCTGCCCCATGCCGGGCATCATGGCCAGCACGTTGGCGATCGGGCCCATCCGCCGGACCGCGATGAGCTGGTCGAGGAAGTCCTCCAGGGTGAACTGCTCGCCGCCCATCAGCTTGGCGGTCATCTTCTCCTTCTGATCGGCGTCGAAGGCCTGCTCGGCCTGCTCGATCAGAGTGAGGACGTCGCCCATGCCGAGGATCCGGCTGGCCATCCGGTCGGGGTGGAAGACGTCGAAGTCCTCCAGCTTCTCGCCGGTCGAGGCGAAGAGGATCGGCTGCCCGGTGACCTCCCGGACGCTGAGCGCGGCGCCACCGCGGGCGTCGCCGTCGAGCTTGGACAGCACGACACCGGTGATGCCGACGCCGTCGCGGAACGCCTCGGCGGTGCGGACGGCGTCCTGGCCGACCATCGCGTCGATGACGAAGATGACCTCGTCGGGGTCGACCGCGTCGCGGATGTCGGCGGCCTGCTGCATCATCTCCGCGTCGATGCCGAGGCGACCGGCGGTGTCGACGATGACGATGTCCCGGGCGGCCCGCTTGGCGTGCTCGATCGAGGCGCGCGCCACCTGCACCGGGTCGCCGGTGCCGTTGCCGGGCTCCGGGGCGTACACCTCGACGCCGGCGCGGCCACCGAGCACCTGGAGCTGCCCGACGGCGTTGGGACGCTGGAGGTCGGCGGCGACCAGCATGGGCTGGTGGCCCTGGGCCTTGAGCCAGCGGGCGAGCTTGCCGGCGAGGGTGGTCTTGCCGGAGCCCTGGAGGCCGGCCAGCATGATCACCGTCGGCGGCTGCTTGGCGAACTGGAGCCGCCGGCCCTCGCCACCGAGGACGTTGATCAGCTCCTCGTTGACGATCTTGATGATCTGCTGGGCCGGGTTGAGCGCCTCGGAGACCTCGGAGCTGCGAGCGCGCTCCTTGACGTTCGCGATGAAGCCCTTGACCACCGGCAGGGCGACGTCGGCCTCCAGCAGCGCCATGCGGATCTCGCGCGCGGTGGCGTCGATGTCGGCGTCGGTGAGCCGACCCTTGCCGCGGAGCTTGGTGAAGATCCCGGACAGGCGGTCACTCAAGGTGTCAAACACACGAACATCCCGTTTGTCAGTGTTCCGGCGGGCACAGGCGGCCGGGACGACCGCCCCGACCACCGTTAGGGTAGCCCGCCGCCCGCACCCCCGCTCCGAGCCGGCCCACGCCCGGCCCGCCGCGTGATCAGGAGGCGACCAGCCCCGACTGGTACGCGAAGACCACGAGCTGGGCGCGGTCCCGCGCGGCCAGCTTCACCATCGCCCGGCTCACGTGGGTCCGCGCGGTCGCCGGGCTGACCACCAGCCGCTCGGCGATCTCCGCGTTGCTCAGCCCCTCCCCGACCAGTCCCACCACCTCCCGCTCCCGCTCGGTGAGGGTGCCGAGCCGGGGATGCGGCCGGGGCACCCGGGCGGGCCGGGTGGCGAACTCGCGGACCACCCGGCGGGTCACCGACGGCGACAGCAGCGCCTCCCCCTCGGCCACCAGCCGGATCGCCCGCAGCAGCTCCGCCGGCCGGGTGTCCTTGGTGAGGAAGCCGCTGGCCCCGTGCCGCAGCGCGTCGAAGACGTACTCGTCCAGCTCGAAGGTGGTCAGCACGATCACCCGGGTCCCGGTCAGCGCCGGGTCGCCGACGATCCGCCGGGTCGCCTCGATGCCGTCCACGCCCGGCATCCGGATGTCCATCAGCACCACGTCGGGGCGTTCCCGCCGGGCCAGCGCGACCGCGTCGAGCCCGTCGGCGGCCTCCCCGACCACGGCGAGGTCGTCCTCGCTCTCCACGAGGGTGCGCAACCCGATCCGGACCAGGTCCTGGTCGTCGGCGAGCAGCACGGTGATCACTGAGCCTCCTCCACGGGCAGTCGCGCCGAGACGCGGAAGCCGCCGCCGGGTGCCGGGCCGGCGGTGCAGGTGCCACCCAGCGCCGTCACCCGTTCCCGCATGCCGGCGAGGCCGTGGCCGGCCCCGGGGGCACCGACCGGCCCCCGACCGGTGTCGGTCACCTCCACCGTCACCCCGGTCGGGGCGTGCTGGAGCCGGACGGTGGCGGTGGCCGGTCCGGCGTGCCGCAGCACGTTGGTCAACGCCTCCTGCACCACCCGGTACGCGGCCAGGTCGACGGCGACCGGCAGCGCGCGGGGCTCCCCGGTGACCTCCACGGTGACCGGCAGCCCGGCGCCGGCCAACCGGTCCCGCAGCTGCGGGAGCTGGGCCAGCCCGGGCGTCGGGGCCCGCTCGCCGGCCGGCTCGTCCCGGCGTACCACGGTGAGCGTCACCCGCAGCTCGTCCAGCGCCTCCCTGCTGGTGCGGCTGATCGCGGTGAGCGCCGCCTCGGCCTGCTCGGGCCGGCGCGCCAGCAGGTGCAGGGCGACCTCCGCCTGGAGGTGGATCGCGGCGAGGCCGTGCCCGACCACGTCGTGCACCTCGCGGGCCACCCGCAGCCGCTCCGCGTCGGCCAGCCGGCGGGCCTCGTCGACCCGGCCGCGGGCCGCGCTCTCCCGGGCCAGCCGGACCGTGGTGCCGACCGCGAACGGGACCACCACCCAGGCGGCGGCCGGCATCGCCCCGAAGAGCCCGGGCGGGCGGACCCCGACCACCACGTGCGTCAGCAGCGCGGCGAGCGCCACCCCGGCGGCGACCGCCCCGACCCGCAGCGGCAGGTACGCGGCGACCGTGTACACCGCCACCAGCAGCGACAGCAGGATCGGCCCGTACGGGTAGCCGAGCACCAGGTACGCCGTGGTCGCCGCGGTGACCACCCCGAGGGTGACCAGGGGCCACCGGCGGCGCACCGCCAGCGCCGACGCGGCCACCACCACCAGCGGGTACGTCGCCCGACCGGTGCCCACCCCGGCGTTGGCGGCGGCCGCCCCGGTGCCGACCAGCCCGACCGCCAGCAGCACCAGGCCGACGACCGCGTCGACGAGCGGGGCGGGCCAGGTGAGCCCGCGGTTCCCGTCCACCCGTCCCCCTCCCCGCCCGGCGGCCCGGCGGCTCGGGCTGCCCGCACCGAGCATCGCCCACCCGGCCGCGACGATCCAGCATCCCGCCCGCCGGCCCGTCCCACGTCGTCCCTCGGGCGACCCGCCGGCTACGTCCCCGGACGTAGTCGCCGGGGCTACACGGCGGCCAGGACGGCGGCCTCCAGGCGGGCGCGTTCGGTGTCGTCGGGCCAGTTGCCGACCAGATAGAAGACGTCCACCACGTCCCCGCCGAGGGTGGAGATGCGGGCGGCGCGGACCTGGGCGCCGGCCTCGTCGAGCGCGCAGGTGACCCGGTAGAGCAGGCCGGCCGCGTCGGCGGCGCGCAGCTCCAGCAGCACCGCGTCGGTGGCCGCCTCGCGGTGCCAGACCACCCGGGGTGCGGCCCCCTCGCTGCGGGCGGCCAGCGCCCGGCCGCGCAGCCGCTGGGTGACCGACACGTCGCCGCCCACCGCGCGGCGCAGGTCGGTGCTGAGCGCGATCGGGTCGGGGGCGAGACCGTACCGGGGCTGCACCCGGCACTCGACCAGGGCCCGGCCGTCGACCGTGGTGGCGTCCGCGGAGAGCACCTCCAGCCGGTGCAGGGCCAGGCAGCCGGCGACCGTCGCGAGCAGGCCGCGCCGGTCCGCCGCGGCCACCGCCACCCGGTCCCCGGTCAGGTGTACGACCGGCAGCGGCCCCGCCACCAGCGCCGGGTCGGGGGCCGGGGGCGCGGGCAGCACGCCGGTGTCCAGCGCGGTCCGCACCCGGGCGACGAGTTCGGCGACCAGCCGTCCCTTCCAGTCCGACCAGGCGCCCGGCCCGGTGGCGGCGGCGTCGGCGCGGACCAGGGCGTGCAGCAGGTCGAGCGTGGTGGGGTCACCGACCTTGTCGGCCACGTCGGCGATGGTCTTCGGGTCGGACAGGTCACGGCGGGTCGCCACGTCGGGCAGGAGCAGGTGCAGCCGGACCAGCGCGCCGATCAGCGCCGCCTCCGGTTCGGGCAGCCCGATCCGGGCGGCCACCGCCTCGGCCAGCGGCGCACCGACGGTGCTGTGATCTGCGAAGGTGCCGGCGGGCTCATGCCTGCCGGCCCGCCCGGCGGCACCTTCGCCGGGGAGCCCCTTGCCGATGTCGTGCAGGAACGCGCCGAGCAGCAGCAGGTCCGGGCGGTCCACCTCGCGGGTGTGCCGGCTCGCCTCGTACGCGGTCTGCACCAGGTGCCGGTCCAGGGTGAACCGGTGCACCGGGTTGTGCTGGGGCAGGCTGCGCAGCCGGGTCCACTCGGGCAGCCAGCCGTCGATCAGCCCGTACCGGTCGCAGGTCTCCCAGGCGGGCACCAGACCGGGACCGGCCCCGAGCAGGGTGATCAGCGCGGTCCGGGCGGCGGGCGGCCACGGCGCGGGCAGCGGCGGGCAGTACGCGGCCAGCCACTCGCAGGTGGCGCGGGCGATCGGCAGCCGGGTGGTGGCCGCCGCGGCGGCGACCCGCAGCGACAGGCTCGGGTCGGGGCGGGAGCCGATCGCGGTACGGGCGAGCACCAGCTCCCCGTCGTGTTCGACGACGTCCCGGGCGACGGGGCGGCGGACGGGCCGGCCGTCGGCGCCCCGGCGGCGGCCGGAGCGGAGCCGGTCGGCAGCCCGCCAGGCGTCGTCGAGCGCGTGGCTGACGGTGCGGGCGTCCCCGGCGACCCGGCGCAGCAGGGCGTCCCCGTCGCGGTCGTCGACGGGGCCGACGCCGGGCGGGGCGGGGCGCACGCCGAGCAGGGCGGCGACGCCGTCGCGTTCCTGGGCGACGAGCCGGTCGACCCGGCGGCCGACCTGCTGGTGCAGGGCGTCGCGGGTGTCCAGCAGCCGCAGGTGGGCGGCGCGGACGGCGGGGCGCAGCGCGTCGGTGACGTTGGCGGTGGCGATGGCCCGAAGGATGCCGACGTCGCGCAGCCCGCCGGCGGCCTCCTTCAGGTCGCCTTCGAGGAGGAAGGCCAGTTCGCCGTGGGCGGCCCAGCGGGCGGTGGTGATCTCCCGCAGGCCGGGGAGCTGGCGGACGGCGGTGCGCCGCCAGTGGTCGGTGGCGGTGTGGATGAGCTGGTCGGCGAGGGCCCGGTCACCGGCGACGAAGCGGGCGTCGAGCAGCCCGAGGGCCACCTTGACGTCGTCCTGCGCCACCGACAGCGCCTCGGCGACGGTCCGGACGGAGTGGTCGAGTCGCAGCCCGGCGTCCCAGATCGGATACCAGAGCGCGGCGGCCAGTTCGTCGGTGCCGGCGACCCCCGCGTGCAGCAGCACCAGGTCGAGGTCCCCGTACGGCGCGCACTGCCGCCGCCCCAACCCGCCCACCGCGATCAGCGCGATCCCGGGCCGGTCGGGCAGCAGCGTCCCCAACCACCGGTCGAAGGCGTCGGCGCGCGCGACCCGCGCCGCCTCCCCCACTCCCCCGGGAAGGCCGACGACCTCGTTGATCAAGAGGGTCGCGTCGCCGTCGCCGGGGTGTCCTGACACGTTCCTCTTGATCAACGAGGTCATCGGTTCCGCTCTCCTAGAGGGCGTCGAGGCCGCGTTCGCCGGTGCGGACGCGGACGACCTCCTCGACGCCGGTCACCCAGACCTTGCCGTCGCCGATCTTGCCGGTCCGGGCCGCCGCCACGATCGCGTCCACGATCTTGTCGACGTCCATCTCGTCGGTGAGCACCTCCACCCGGATCTTGGGCAGGAACTCGACCGTGTACTCGGCACCCCGGTAGACCTCGGTGTGCCCCTTCTGCCGGCCGTACCCCTGGACCTCGCTGACGGTCAGGCCGGCCACGCCGAGGGCGTGCAGGGCCTCCTTCACCGCGTCCAGCTGGTACGGCTTGATGACCGCGGTCACCAGTTTCATGTCCAACCCCTCCATCCCTGGAACGTTAACCGGCGACCTTCTCGCTGACCGGCTCGGCGGGCTCCTCCGCCGGCTCGGCGGACCCCGGGGCCGGCCTGGTGGCGCCGATCCCGGCCATGGCGAACGCGCCACCCGCGCTGCTGCCCGTGGTGGGCGACAGGTCGTACGCGCTCTCCGCGTGCTCGGCGACGTCGATGCCCTCGACCTCGGCCTCGGCGCTGACCCGGAAGCCGATGGTCTTCTCGATGGCGAAGGCGAGCAGCCAGGCGATGCCACCGGACCAGATCGTCACGATCAGGCCGGCCAGCGCCTGCCGACCCAGCTGGGTCAGACCGCCGCCGTAGAAGAGACCGTCGGAGGCACCCACCACGTCGCTGATCGCGCCGTTGACCGAGTTGGTGGCGAAGAGACCGAGCCAGAGCGACCCGATCCAGCCGCCGACGAAGTGCACGCCCACCACGTCGAGGGAGTCGTCGTAGCCGAGCTTGTACTTCAGGCTGATGGCGAGGGCGCAGACCGCACCGGCGACGATGCCGAGCACGACCGACGCCCAGGGGGCGATGAAACCGCAGGCCGGGGTGATGGCGACCAGACCGGCGACGGCACCGGAGGAGGCGCCGACCATGGTCGGCCGCTTGTCCTTGATCCACTCGACGGCGAGCCAACCGAGCACCGCCGCGGCGGTGGCGAGCTGGGTGTTGAGGAAGGCCAGACCGGCGACCGAGTCGACGGTCAGCTCCGAGCCGGCGTTGAACCCGAACCAGCCGAACCAGAGCAGACCGGCACCGAGCGCGACCAGCGGGATGTTGTGCGGCTTCATGCCCTCCCGGGGCCAGCCGACCCGCTTGCCGAGCACCAGGGCCACGCCGAGCGCCGCCGCACCGGCGTTGATGTGCACCGCCGTACCGCCGGCGAAGTCCAGTGCGTGCAGCTTGGCGCCGATGATGCCGCCGCCCCACACCCAGTGGGCGACCGGGAAGTAGACCAGGGTGGCCCAGCCGAAGGCGAAGAGCAGCCAGCCGGAGAACTTCGTCCGGTCCGACAGCGCGCCGCTGATCAGCGCGACGGTGATCACCGCGAAGACCATCTGGAACGCCATGAAGACGTAGAGCGGGACGCCGATGCCGCTGGGGTTCTCGGCGGTCGCGCCCCACAGGTCGGTCTCGGCCAGGAACGTCTTGGTGCCCAGGTATGCCCCCGGGTCGCCCCAGAAGCCGTTCACGTCGGTCCCGAAGGCGACGCTGAATCCGTAGAACCACCACAGCACGGAGATGAGCCCGATGGCGGAGAAGCTCATCATCATCATGTTGAGCACGCCCTTGGCCCGGTTGAGGCCGCCGTAGAACAGCGCCAGTCCCGGGGTCATGAGCAGCACGAGAGCGGTCGAAACCAGCAGCCAAACGGTGTTGCCGCCGTCGATCGTCGGTGCTTCAGGCACGCTGGCCTCCTAAAGGTGAAGTTCCCTCCTTCGCGGCTTCCGGGGCAGCGTCGCCCGTACGCCGGATGCGCGGAAGCTTGGTCGGCCGCTGTTTCCTTCACCGACACCGCTCGATTTCCGTCCGGTGACGGGTTGTTTCCGGCGTGTGAAGAACGCCGATCATGGAACCCGGAAACGGAAAGAGCGGCCCGAGGGCCGCTCTTTCCGGGGCGGGGCAGCGTCAGCGCAGCGCGTGCTCCAAGGCGTGCCGCTCGTAGTCGAGCAGCCGCAGGTCGCGCATCGGGCGACGGAGGTGACCCTTGTGCACGATCCGGACGAAGGCCGGCTCACCGGCCGCCGCCATCCGGCGGATCCCCTCGACGTGGTCGACGATCCGCTTGCGGATGGTCCGGATCAGCCGGTGCCGGTCCCGCGGGATCAGCCCGTACGCGTCGGCGAAGAGCCGCAGCCGCCGCGGCCGGTCGGGGTGCTTCCAGCCGAGGGTGATCGAGTCCCGGTCGGAGAAGATCGGCACCCAGGTCCACGCCGCGTACGCCACGTCGTAGATCCGGGCCCCCGGCGAGGCGA
This genomic interval from Micromonospora sp. CCTCC AA 2012012 contains the following:
- the ffh gene encoding signal recognition particle protein — its product is MFDTLSDRLSGIFTKLRGKGRLTDADIDATAREIRMALLEADVALPVVKGFIANVKERARSSEVSEALNPAQQIIKIVNEELINVLGGEGRRLQFAKQPPTVIMLAGLQGSGKTTLAGKLARWLKAQGHQPMLVAADLQRPNAVGQLQVLGGRAGVEVYAPEPGNGTGDPVQVARASIEHAKRAARDIVIVDTAGRLGIDAEMMQQAADIRDAVDPDEVIFVIDAMVGQDAVRTAEAFRDGVGITGVVLSKLDGDARGGAALSVREVTGQPILFASTGEKLEDFDVFHPDRMASRILGMGDVLTLIEQAEQAFDADQKEKMTAKLMGGEQFTLEDFLDQLIAVRRMGPIANVLAMMPGMGQMKDQLAELDDKHFDRVTAIIRSMTPGERTNPKIINGSRRARIASGSGVTVMDVNQLLNRFTDAQKMMKQMGGMMGLPGAGRRKATKSPKNKRKGTKGGGRPRSGAGAGLPGGFPGGMPQLPPGMDPGDLAGGQGLPPGFKLPKIDFNKLGKGDNRPR
- a CDS encoding P-II family nitrogen regulator, with the translated sequence MKLVTAVIKPYQLDAVKEALHALGVAGLTVSEVQGYGRQKGHTEVYRGAEYTVEFLPKIRVEVLTDEMDVDKIVDAIVAAARTGKIGDGKVWVTGVEEVVRVRTGERGLDAL
- a CDS encoding [protein-PII] uridylyltransferase, which encodes MTSLIKRNVSGHPGDGDATLLINEVVGLPGGVGEAARVARADAFDRWLGTLLPDRPGIALIAVGGLGRRQCAPYGDLDLVLLHAGVAGTDELAAALWYPIWDAGLRLDHSVRTVAEALSVAQDDVKVALGLLDARFVAGDRALADQLIHTATDHWRRTAVRQLPGLREITTARWAAHGELAFLLEGDLKEAAGGLRDVGILRAIATANVTDALRPAVRAAHLRLLDTRDALHQQVGRRVDRLVAQERDGVAALLGVRPAPPGVGPVDDRDGDALLRRVAGDARTVSHALDDAWRAADRLRSGRRRGADGRPVRRPVARDVVEHDGELVLARTAIGSRPDPSLSLRVAAAAATTRLPIARATCEWLAAYCPPLPAPWPPAARTALITLLGAGPGLVPAWETCDRYGLIDGWLPEWTRLRSLPQHNPVHRFTLDRHLVQTAYEASRHTREVDRPDLLLLGAFLHDIGKGLPGEGAAGRAGRHEPAGTFADHSTVGAPLAEAVAARIGLPEPEAALIGALVRLHLLLPDVATRRDLSDPKTIADVADKVGDPTTLDLLHALVRADAAATGPGAWSDWKGRLVAELVARVRTALDTGVLPAPPAPDPALVAGPLPVVHLTGDRVAVAAADRRGLLATVAGCLALHRLEVLSADATTVDGRALVECRVQPRYGLAPDPIALSTDLRRAVGGDVSVTQRLRGRALAARSEGAAPRVVWHREAATDAVLLELRAADAAGLLYRVTCALDEAGAQVRAARISTLGGDVVDVFYLVGNWPDDTERARLEAAVLAAV
- a CDS encoding ammonium transporter, whose amino-acid sequence is MPEAPTIDGGNTVWLLVSTALVLLMTPGLALFYGGLNRAKGVLNMMMMSFSAIGLISVLWWFYGFSVAFGTDVNGFWGDPGAYLGTKTFLAETDLWGATAENPSGIGVPLYVFMAFQMVFAVITVALISGALSDRTKFSGWLLFAFGWATLVYFPVAHWVWGGGIIGAKLHALDFAGGTAVHINAGAAALGVALVLGKRVGWPREGMKPHNIPLVALGAGLLWFGWFGFNAGSELTVDSVAGLAFLNTQLATAAAVLGWLAVEWIKDKRPTMVGASSGAVAGLVAITPACGFIAPWASVVLGIVAGAVCALAISLKYKLGYDDSLDVVGVHFVGGWIGSLWLGLFATNSVNGAISDVVGASDGLFYGGGLTQLGRQALAGLIVTIWSGGIAWLLAFAIEKTIGFRVSAEAEVEGIDVAEHAESAYDLSPTTGSSAGGAFAMAGIGATRPAPGSAEPAEEPAEPVSEKVAG
- a CDS encoding sensor histidine kinase is translated as MDGNRGLTWPAPLVDAVVGLVLLAVGLVGTGAAAANAGVGTGRATYPLVVVAASALAVRRRWPLVTLGVVTAATTAYLVLGYPYGPILLSLLVAVYTVAAYLPLRVGAVAAGVALAALLTHVVVGVRPPGLFGAMPAAAWVVVPFAVGTTVRLARESAARGRVDEARRLADAERLRVAREVHDVVGHGLAAIHLQAEVALHLLARRPEQAEAALTAISRTSREALDELRVTLTVVRRDEPAGERAPTPGLAQLPQLRDRLAGAGLPVTVEVTGEPRALPVAVDLAAYRVVQEALTNVLRHAGPATATVRLQHAPTGVTVEVTDTGRGPVGAPGAGHGLAGMRERVTALGGTCTAGPAPGGGFRVSARLPVEEAQ
- a CDS encoding amidohydrolase family protein, translating into MALHVRGVLLPDDEVRDIWLDGDRVTFDPVPGAETIADGGFVLPGLTDAHCHIGIARGGAPITSLDAARELAHVDRDAGVLAIRDAGSPYPYPELDDEPGLPRLARAGRHVAPPKRYLRDIGVEVGAAEVAATVAAQAAAGNGWVKLVGDWIDRGVGDLAPAWDADTMTAAVAAAHAAGVRAAVHTFSESAVEIMVRAGVDSVEHGTGLSLDLIDLMARQGTALVPTMINIRTFGGIADQARAKFPGYADHMIALRDRFPEVVRAAYEAGVPIYVGTDAGGGIDHGLAAEEMLLLHEQAGMSAGDVLAAASWGAREWLGFPGLVEGGLADLTVYPEDPRRDLRVVRTPSRIVLRGHVIR
- a CDS encoding response regulator transcription factor, whose amino-acid sequence is MITVLLADDQDLVRIGLRTLVESEDDLAVVGEAADGLDAVALARRERPDVVLMDIRMPGVDGIEATRRIVGDPALTGTRVIVLTTFELDEYVFDALRHGASGFLTKDTRPAELLRAIRLVAEGEALLSPSVTRRVVREFATRPARVPRPHPRLGTLTEREREVVGLVGEGLSNAEIAERLVVSPATARTHVSRAMVKLAARDRAQLVVFAYQSGLVAS